The genomic interval TGGAAGCAGCGCTCGATGCTTTTACGCCCCATGTGGGTGAACTTAAAGTTGAAGTGAAACTGCCCGAGGACAGTGTGTCGGTGTTGGCCGCGCCGCGCTTTTTGCGCCGGGTGCTCGACAACCTTCTATCCAATGCTTCGCGCTACGCGAAAACTCAAGTGGCTCTGCGCTGCGTTGCCACCGAAGACCGCATTCAAATCATGGTAGACGACGACGGACCAGGCGTGCCAGAAGACAAGCGCCACGATGTGTTTCGCCCCTTTGTAAGATTAGATGCCAGCCGCAACCGGCACAGTGGTGGTTTTGGTTTGGGCCTATCCATTGCAGACCGCATCACACGCCAACACGACGGCATGCTTTCGGTGCATAAAAGCCCAGAAGGTGGTGCTCGATTTATGTTGGATATGCCTCGGCTGATTGAAGAGCCAGAGCTGGAACCGCCTCTCCAGGCGATTTAGGGCGCGCTGCCCTACTCCATGCTGCGGCGAAGCTTCTGCTTACTCTCAAAACGCTCCACTGCCAAATCGACCAAACGGGTGAGCAGCTCTTTTTGCTCAATTCCGCTGTGCTTCCAAAGCATGGGATACATGGATACGTTGGTGAAACCCGGCAGTGTGTTGATTTCGTTCACCACCAAATTGCCATCGTCTTGTACAAAGAAATCCACCCGAGACAAGCCGCTGCAATCGAGGGCGAGGAAAGTATCGATGGCCACTTCTTTAAGCTTCGCTAAAGTTTCGTCGCTTACTTTGGCGGGCACTTCAAGGCCGGCGCCGTTGGCATCTACATACTTGGCTTCGTAAGAGTAGAAACCGTGCTCAGCGTGAACAATCACTTCACCGGCCACAGAGGCGATGGGATTGTCGTTTCCTAATACGCTGCATTCAATTTCGCGGCCAATGATTTCAGACTCTACAACGACCTTGGTGTCGAACTGGAAAGCAAAGTCCATGGCTTCTCGAAGCTCGGCGGAAGCGGCAACTCGCTTGATGCCCACAGACGAGCCTTGGTTCGCAGGCTTCACATACACCGGGAAACCCAGCTCTTCGATTTGCGTGAGAATGGTGTCGGCTTTTTTGTCCCAGTGGTAGCGGCGGTAAGACTGGAATGGCCCGACTGGAATGCCCGCATCGCGCAGCACCCGCTTCATGGAGTCTTTGTCCATGCTCACCGATGAGCCCAAAACGCCGGAGCCCACATAGGGGATTTCCGCCAGCTCAAAGATGCCTTGCATGGTGCCATCTTCGCCCATGGGTCCATGGAGGATGGGAAAGATAACGTCGATTTTCGGAGCGCCCACGCCCTCAAGCATGCCGCCCGTTGGACGCGGTGCCATTGCCACCGGTGGACAGTTTGCCTGCAACGCCACGGTACGTGGGTCTGTAGAAGCCTCCAGGAGCAACTTAGGATCCTGCAGAGACCACTTCCCCTCTTTATCGATGCCGATAAGAGATACCTCAAATCGGTCTTTATCCAGAGAGGCCAGGATGTTACGGGCAGAAAGAATGGAGATTTCGTGCTCTGTTGAGCGTCCTCCATACACAATGGCTACACGGGTTTTTGACATGGAGTGTCTCTATTCTTAATTGTCCTATCCGGCAAGCGGCAATGGCACCGCATGGGGGAAACCACTGAAATCTGGAGGTTATTCCAGATAAATGCATTTAAATACATGGGTGACATTC from Deltaproteobacteria bacterium carries:
- the ddlA gene encoding D-alanine--D-alanine ligase encodes the protein MSKTRVAIVYGGRSTEHEISILSARNILASLDKDRFEVSLIGIDKEGKWSLQDPKLLLEASTDPRTVALQANCPPVAMAPRPTGGMLEGVGAPKIDVIFPILHGPMGEDGTMQGIFELAEIPYVGSGVLGSSVSMDKDSMKRVLRDAGIPVGPFQSYRRYHWDKKADTILTQIEELGFPVYVKPANQGSSVGIKRVAASAELREAMDFAFQFDTKVVVESEIIGREIECSVLGNDNPIASVAGEVIVHAEHGFYSYEAKYVDANGAGLEVPAKVSDETLAKLKEVAIDTFLALDCSGLSRVDFFVQDDGNLVVNEINTLPGFTNVSMYPMLWKHSGIEQKELLTRLVDLAVERFESKQKLRRSME